The Chlorocebus sabaeus isolate Y175 chromosome 6, mChlSab1.0.hap1, whole genome shotgun sequence genome has a segment encoding these proteins:
- the NR2C2AP gene encoding nuclear receptor 2C2-associated protein isoform X2, producing the protein MTHSLVCPETVSRVSSVLNRNTRQFGKKHLFDQDEETCWNSDQGPSQWVTLEFPQLIRVSQLQIQFQGGFSSRRGCLEGSQGSQALRQIADFYPEDNNSLQTFPIPAAEVDRLKVTFEDATDFFGRVVIYHLRVLGEKV; encoded by the exons ATGACCCACTCTTTGGTTTGTCCAGAGACAGTGAGCAG GGTGAGTTCGGTGCTCAATCGCAACACCCGGCAGTTTGGAAAAAAACATCTTTTCGACCAGGATGAGGAGACATGTTGGAACTCGGACCAG GGCCCCTCTCAGTGGGTGACACTGGAGTTTCCCCAGCTCATCCGTGTCTCCCAGCTGCAGATCCAGTTTCAGGGTGGCTTCTCCAGTCGCCGGGGCTGCCTGGAAG GTTCACAGGGCAGTCAGGCTCTCCGCCAGATTGCAGATTTCTACCCTGAGGACAACAACTCGCTTCAG ACTTTCCCCATACCAGCTGCTGAAGTGGACCGGCtgaaggtgacatttgaggaTGCCACTGACTTTTTTGGCCGTGTGGTCATCTACCACCTGCGGGTGCTTGGGGAGAAGGTGTGA
- the NR2C2AP gene encoding nuclear receptor 2C2-associated protein isoform X1, translating into MTHSLVCPETVSRVSSVLNRNTRQFGKKHLFDQDEETCWNSDQGPSQWVTLEFPQLIRVSQLQIQFQGGFSSRRGCLEGSQGSQALRQIADFYPEDNNSLQDHTFPIPAAEVDRLKVTFEDATDFFGRVVIYHLRVLGEKV; encoded by the exons ATGACCCACTCTTTGGTTTGTCCAGAGACAGTGAGCAG GGTGAGTTCGGTGCTCAATCGCAACACCCGGCAGTTTGGAAAAAAACATCTTTTCGACCAGGATGAGGAGACATGTTGGAACTCGGACCAG GGCCCCTCTCAGTGGGTGACACTGGAGTTTCCCCAGCTCATCCGTGTCTCCCAGCTGCAGATCCAGTTTCAGGGTGGCTTCTCCAGTCGCCGGGGCTGCCTGGAAG GTTCACAGGGCAGTCAGGCTCTCCGCCAGATTGCAGATTTCTACCCTGAGGACAACAACTCGCTTCAG GATCACACTTTCCCCATACCAGCTGCTGAAGTGGACCGGCtgaaggtgacatttgaggaTGCCACTGACTTTTTTGGCCGTGTGGTCATCTACCACCTGCGGGTGCTTGGGGAGAAGGTGTGA